The Calditrichota bacterium genome window below encodes:
- a CDS encoding cell wall-active antibiotics response protein, with protein sequence MSHHSHERRGLFWPISLIVIGFLFLFQNLGYLDVGDIISNYWPALLIIWGISLIFKRPHSSEKSSLPNKGKMKDEPVILSTEQVAYSKNFGDLNIKIDSKNFQGGDINNTFGKIHLNLQEIELSEGESKLFVNGVFGDIHVALPKNIAYKIEGGVTGGSITVINEKVDGFSKQLSLQTDDYDSATKKLKIVISLTFGDVVVW encoded by the coding sequence ATGTCACATCACTCCCATGAACGGCGAGGACTTTTTTGGCCTATTTCGCTGATTGTCATTGGTTTTTTATTTTTGTTTCAAAATCTGGGCTATCTCGACGTTGGAGATATCATTTCTAACTATTGGCCAGCATTGCTGATTATCTGGGGAATCTCGTTGATTTTTAAACGTCCGCATTCTTCTGAAAAAAGCTCTCTACCGAATAAAGGGAAAATGAAAGACGAACCCGTCATTTTGAGTACGGAACAAGTCGCCTATTCGAAAAATTTCGGCGATTTGAACATCAAGATCGATTCGAAAAATTTCCAGGGCGGAGACATCAACAATACTTTCGGTAAGATTCATTTGAATTTGCAAGAAATAGAATTGAGCGAAGGAGAAAGCAAGCTATTTGTCAACGGCGTCTTCGGCGATATTCACGTTGCTTTGCCGAAAAATATCGCGTACAAAATTGAAGGCGGTGTGACCGGCGGCTCGATCACAGTAATTAACGAAAAAGTTGACGGTTTTTCCAAGCAACTGAGCCTTCAGACCGATGATTACGACTCTGCTACAAAAAAATTAAAAATTGTCATCAGTCTCACTTTTGGCGATGTTGTCGTCTGGTAA
- the pfkA gene encoding 6-phosphofructokinase translates to MKRIAVMSSGGDAPGMNAFIRSVIRSTINRGLEAYGIRRGYEGLIDNDIEQMDKRSVSNIIQRGGTILQTARCEEFKTKKGLRQAIRNLNSHGIDGLVALGGDGSLAGALSLHEAGFPVIGAPGTIDNDLAGTDMAIGVDTALNTVLDAVDKIKETASSHQRAFIVEVMGRNCGYIALISGIIGGAEMICIPEKPFGLMDVVHIVEKAYVSGKTHCIIIVAEGAKHSTRAIKKTLDERIEEAGFETRVTILGHIQRGGSPTAFDRLLATRLGAAAVDHLIRGESGKMVGLVGNKITTTPLKEIIDNRRELDMSLYDLARSLEF, encoded by the coding sequence ATGAAAAGAATTGCAGTAATGAGCAGCGGCGGCGATGCGCCGGGAATGAATGCATTCATTCGCAGCGTCATCCGTTCGACGATTAATCGCGGGCTTGAAGCTTATGGAATCAGGCGCGGTTATGAAGGATTGATAGATAATGATATTGAACAAATGGACAAACGCTCTGTGAGCAACATCATCCAGCGCGGCGGCACGATTTTGCAAACGGCGCGGTGTGAGGAGTTTAAAACAAAAAAAGGATTACGGCAGGCGATTCGGAATTTGAATTCTCACGGCATCGATGGCCTGGTGGCTCTCGGCGGCGATGGTTCTCTTGCCGGGGCTTTGAGTTTGCACGAAGCAGGTTTCCCTGTCATTGGTGCTCCGGGGACTATCGACAACGATCTCGCCGGCACGGACATGGCCATCGGCGTGGACACAGCCCTGAACACGGTGCTCGACGCTGTGGACAAAATCAAAGAGACCGCCTCTTCTCATCAGCGGGCGTTCATCGTGGAAGTGATGGGTAGAAACTGCGGTTACATCGCTTTGATTTCGGGAATTATCGGCGGCGCGGAGATGATTTGCATTCCGGAAAAGCCGTTCGGTCTGATGGATGTGGTGCACATTGTTGAAAAAGCCTACGTCAGCGGAAAGACACACTGCATTATCATCGTGGCGGAGGGCGCGAAACATTCGACTCGCGCAATCAAAAAAACTCTTGATGAACGCATCGAAGAAGCAGGTTTTGAGACGCGGGTGACCATTTTGGGTCACATTCAACGCGGCGGCTCGCCCACAGCGTTCGACAGACTGCTGGCGACACGACTGGGCGCAGCAGCAGTGGATCATCTTATTCGCGGCGAGAGCGGCAAAATGGTCGGTCTGGTGGGAAATAAGATTACCACAACTCCTTTGAAAGAAATTATTGACAATCGCCGGGAACTGGACATGAGTCTCTACGATTTAGCCCGTTCGCTGGAATTTTGA
- a CDS encoding DUF1460 domain-containing protein, with the protein MRPHWKSVELTSGDREVARLMHISENQLKKLIDKPLYKFNPAELNIYLGYLQSVEPDLRKRVQHLARKNVGQPYQIYLLGEFPFEIYDSQPLYSLGKSDCVVFSEHIYAMALSWDWKSFFAMLQRIRYKNGIIGFATRNHYTEFDWDVNNSWLVEDITEELGGDDTIYETTVVDRAKFMSKYGIGQNIPADTVKWCYIPYQILPRVIDKLQPGDFVNIVRGYEDGKWVGHVGLITRSDDGTVNFLHSSSPRVKEQPLMDLYRTAEQYNQKRKLFNQKVQAENEKIRAHNQILRAKNNGEKSPKEKKLKKRKPYFYGFKFLRLREDPIWELMLIDGMKKPQVQISPVFY; encoded by the coding sequence ATGAGACCTCACTGGAAAAGCGTGGAGTTGACTTCTGGAGACAGGGAAGTCGCCCGCTTGATGCACATCAGCGAAAATCAGCTCAAAAAACTCATTGATAAACCGCTGTACAAATTTAATCCAGCGGAGCTAAATATTTATCTCGGATATTTGCAGTCAGTGGAACCAGATTTGCGCAAAAGAGTTCAGCATCTTGCCCGAAAAAACGTGGGGCAACCGTATCAGATTTATTTGTTAGGAGAATTTCCTTTTGAAATTTATGATTCCCAGCCCTTGTATTCGCTGGGGAAAAGTGATTGCGTTGTTTTCAGCGAGCACATTTACGCCATGGCGCTGTCCTGGGATTGGAAGAGTTTTTTCGCCATGCTGCAACGAATTCGCTACAAAAACGGCATCATCGGTTTTGCCACGCGAAATCATTACACCGAATTTGATTGGGACGTGAACAATAGCTGGCTTGTCGAAGATATCACGGAAGAATTAGGGGGTGACGATACGATTTATGAAACAACGGTTGTGGATCGCGCGAAATTTATGTCAAAATACGGCATCGGGCAAAATATTCCGGCGGATACGGTGAAATGGTGCTATATTCCGTATCAAATTTTGCCGCGTGTCATTGATAAACTTCAGCCTGGCGATTTTGTGAACATCGTGCGCGGCTACGAAGACGGCAAGTGGGTCGGCCATGTGGGATTAATTACGCGCAGCGACGACGGCACGGTGAATTTTCTTCATTCGTCATCGCCGCGGGTGAAGGAGCAGCCGCTGATGGATCTTTATCGCACCGCCGAACAGTACAATCAGAAGCGGAAACTGTTCAACCAAAAAGTTCAGGCTGAAAATGAAAAAATTCGCGCCCACAATCAGATTTTGCGGGCGAAAAATAACGGCGAAAAATCTCCCAAAGAGAAGAAGCTCAAAAAGAGGAAGCCTTATTTTTACGGCTTCAAATTTCTCCGGCTGCGCGAAGACCCGATCTGGGAATTGATGCTCATTGACGGCATGAAAAAGCCGCAAGTGCAAATTTCGCCGGTTTTTTATTGA